In one Mycobacterium heckeshornense genomic region, the following are encoded:
- a CDS encoding SDR family NAD(P)-dependent oxidoreductase translates to MGAAAATAPIPNISIMLRRFISATGARYKARPPKQRKVMQNSRIVLITGATSGLGQAVAGALAERGMHVLLHGRDHERAADVADRIRASGGRVQTYLADLSSLRETCDLAERVSAEHSVLHLLINNAGIGPGRPPYRKRILSADGHEQRFAVNYLAPVLLARKLVPALKTSAPARIVNVASAGQAPIDFADLRMDHHYTGIRAYYRSKFALVAFTFDFAEQLADTAVTVNCLHPASLMNTRMVRQAWIPPLSSLSTGVKAVMHLAVGPTGAAVTGRYFKGCRDAKAHPAAYDPAVQSTLRAVTDAILQPFLSSKSPQ, encoded by the coding sequence ATGGGGGCGGCGGCTGCCACCGCGCCGATCCCCAACATCAGCATCATGCTGCGACGCTTCATCTCAGCCACAGGTGCACGATATAAGGCGAGACCGCCGAAGCAACGGAAAGTTATGCAAAACAGCCGAATCGTTCTGATAACCGGAGCAACCTCCGGGCTTGGCCAGGCGGTTGCCGGTGCGCTTGCTGAGCGGGGGATGCATGTGCTGCTGCACGGTCGTGATCACGAGCGTGCCGCGGATGTGGCCGATCGGATACGTGCGTCGGGCGGTAGGGTGCAAACCTACCTAGCGGATCTCAGCTCGCTGCGGGAAACCTGCGATCTCGCCGAGCGGGTGAGCGCCGAACATTCAGTACTTCATCTCTTGATCAACAATGCAGGAATAGGCCCGGGCCGACCCCCGTACCGCAAACGGATCCTCAGCGCAGATGGCCACGAGCAGCGCTTCGCGGTCAATTACCTCGCCCCGGTATTGCTGGCCCGAAAACTTGTTCCCGCGCTCAAGACCAGTGCACCAGCGCGGATCGTCAACGTCGCATCCGCTGGGCAGGCACCAATAGACTTCGCGGACCTGCGGATGGACCACCACTACACCGGGATACGCGCCTACTATCGCAGCAAGTTCGCGTTGGTCGCGTTCACTTTCGACTTTGCAGAACAGCTCGCCGACACCGCCGTCACGGTCAACTGCTTGCATCCGGCGTCGTTGATGAATACGCGCATGGTCCGCCAGGCGTGGATTCCGCCGCTGTCATCCCTATCGACCGGCGTCAAAGCCGTGATGCACCTCGCCGTTGGGCCGACCGGTGCAGCTGTGACCGGGCGTTACTTCAAGGGCTGTCGCGACGCCAAGGCCCACCCCGCGGCTTACGATCCTGCCGTCCAATCGACATTGCGTGCGGTGACCGACGCGATCCTCCAACCGTTTCTCTCGAGCAAGAGCCCGCAATGA
- a CDS encoding family 16 glycosylhydrolase, translating to MKRRSMMLMLGIGAVAAAAPMGKAAGYPSPPDSPPLPAPAVPPGATTGGLLFHDEFDGPAGSAPNPANWTVATHRTPIKNPVGWDRPEFFYQYRNDRRNVFIDGNSNLVLRATKEGDTYYGGLVSGNWRGPIGTTWEARIKLNCQTAGCWPAWWLSNDDPGRSSEIDLLEWYGNGEWPAGTTVHANPEGTAFETHPVGVDGGWHTWRCRWDQNGFYFWEDYVDGAEPYFTVPAVGIEHLELPIREWPFNEPGYTMFPVLNLAVGGSGGGDARQGSYPADMLIDWVRVW from the coding sequence ATGAAGCGTCGCAGCATGATGCTGATGTTGGGGATCGGCGCGGTGGCAGCCGCCGCCCCCATGGGCAAGGCTGCTGGCTATCCGTCGCCACCGGATTCGCCGCCGTTGCCCGCGCCAGCGGTCCCCCCGGGTGCCACCACTGGGGGCCTGCTTTTCCATGACGAGTTCGACGGCCCGGCCGGTTCGGCGCCCAACCCGGCGAACTGGACGGTTGCGACACACCGGACGCCGATCAAGAACCCGGTGGGGTGGGACAGGCCCGAGTTCTTCTACCAATACCGCAACGACCGCCGAAACGTCTTCATCGACGGCAATTCCAACCTGGTTCTTCGGGCCACAAAAGAGGGCGACACCTACTACGGCGGCCTGGTCAGCGGCAACTGGCGGGGACCGATCGGCACCACCTGGGAGGCCCGGATCAAGCTCAACTGCCAGACCGCCGGGTGCTGGCCCGCATGGTGGTTGTCCAATGACGATCCCGGCCGCAGCAGTGAAATCGACCTACTTGAGTGGTACGGCAACGGAGAGTGGCCGGCGGGCACCACCGTGCACGCAAACCCGGAGGGCACCGCGTTCGAGACCCATCCGGTCGGGGTGGACGGCGGGTGGCATACGTGGCGATGCCGTTGGGATCAGAACGGCTTCTATTTCTGGGAAGATTATGTCGACGGCGCGGAGCCATACTTCACTGTTCCGGCGGTCGGCATCGAACATCTCGAGCTGCCCATCCGCGAATGGCCCTTTAACGAACCCGGCTACACGATGTTCCCGGTGTTGAACCTTGCGGTTGGCGGCTCCGGCGGGGGCGACGCCAGGCAGGGCAGCTACCCGGCCGACATGCTCATCGACTGGGTGCGTGTTTGGTAA
- a CDS encoding LLM class flavin-dependent oxidoreductase: protein MAKLRFGYFMAPFHRAGTNPTLALQRDLDFVEHIDALGFDEVWFGEHHSAGSEIISSPEIFIAAAAQRTKRIRLGTGVISLAYHNPLWVADRLVLLDHLTYGRVLGGVGPGSLPTDSAMIGLNPTDTRELLETNLDILVRLLDGETVTAKTATHELFDARLQLAPYSEGGIPLAVAAVASPTGARLAGKHGIGLLSIGATLTTEGFDALAYHWGIVEERAAAFGKRVDRNDWRLVGPFHVAETDEQARADVKFGIEPWFHYFQKVAAFPQMTMPGDRLDEMIDIINNAGAGVIGTPERARAQVQRLWEQSGGFGCMLQMAHEWANPAATKRSAELFAAEVMPYFQGQAQPTLDAAARASAVREDLAQTQLQAIDYMAKKYQDEVGPR, encoded by the coding sequence ATGGCCAAGCTCCGGTTCGGATATTTCATGGCACCGTTTCATCGTGCGGGCACCAATCCGACGCTGGCACTGCAACGCGATCTGGACTTCGTCGAGCACATCGACGCGCTGGGTTTCGATGAAGTGTGGTTCGGTGAGCATCACTCCGCGGGCAGCGAGATCATCAGTTCACCGGAGATCTTCATCGCCGCCGCTGCGCAACGAACCAAGCGGATCCGCTTGGGCACCGGGGTAATCTCGCTGGCCTACCACAACCCGCTGTGGGTTGCCGATCGGCTGGTGCTGCTCGACCACCTCACCTATGGGCGAGTGCTTGGCGGAGTGGGACCGGGCTCGCTACCCACCGATTCCGCGATGATCGGACTGAACCCCACCGACACGCGCGAGCTTCTCGAAACCAACCTCGACATCTTGGTCCGCCTGCTGGACGGCGAGACTGTGACCGCCAAAACCGCCACCCATGAGCTGTTCGACGCCCGGTTGCAGCTCGCCCCGTATTCCGAGGGCGGGATCCCTCTGGCGGTGGCAGCGGTCGCCTCGCCGACGGGCGCCAGGCTGGCCGGCAAACACGGGATCGGGCTGCTGTCTATCGGGGCGACGCTGACCACCGAAGGCTTCGACGCACTCGCTTACCACTGGGGCATCGTCGAGGAGCGCGCAGCGGCCTTCGGCAAGCGAGTCGACCGCAACGACTGGCGGCTGGTGGGGCCGTTCCACGTTGCTGAGACCGACGAGCAGGCCCGCGCCGATGTGAAATTCGGGATCGAGCCGTGGTTCCACTATTTCCAAAAGGTGGCTGCGTTCCCACAAATGACCATGCCGGGGGACCGGCTCGACGAAATGATCGACATCATCAACAATGCGGGAGCCGGTGTGATCGGAACTCCAGAGCGGGCGCGCGCACAGGTGCAGCGGCTGTGGGAGCAGTCCGGTGGATTCGGCTGCATGCTGCAAATGGCCCACGAATGGGCGAATCCGGCGGCGACGAAGCGCTCCGCAGAGCTGTTTGCCGCCGAGGTGATGCCGTACTTCCAGGGCCAGGCACAGCCGACGCTCGACGCCGCGGCACGGGCCAGTGCAGTGCGAGAAGACCTCGCGCAGACCCAGCTGCAGGCGATCGATTACATGGCCAAGAAATACCAAGATGAAGTTGGTCCCAGATGA
- a CDS encoding NADP-dependent oxidoreductase: MAELMNRQILLRRRPTGLLQPGDTELVTSPAPQPAEGEALLRNTYIGIDAAVRTWLNDQPGYLPPVQLGEVIRAAGIGEVVASRCDAYAVGDVVTTLSGFQEYVIIRDDVFSTPIPDANDQVAVMSVYGPTGATAYFGMTGIGKPKPGDTVVVSAAAGATGSVAGQIAKIAGARVVGIAGGPEKCRIVVEEFGFDACIDYKQDNLAAALKQHCPRGVDVYFDNVGGPILDAVLGRLAHKARVVLCGVISSYLTGEHPGPANYVNLLSKTALMQGFNALEMWDRFDEAFADLRRWEQDGKLVHRETIFEGIESCVDALNGLFTGANIGKMLVKVGEPTPV; the protein is encoded by the coding sequence GTGGCAGAGCTCATGAACCGCCAGATACTGCTGCGTCGCCGCCCTACCGGGCTGCTCCAGCCCGGCGACACCGAGCTGGTCACCTCGCCCGCGCCGCAGCCCGCCGAGGGCGAAGCGTTGCTGCGCAACACCTACATCGGCATCGACGCCGCCGTCCGCACCTGGCTCAACGACCAACCCGGCTACCTGCCGCCCGTGCAATTGGGTGAGGTGATCCGGGCGGCCGGGATCGGTGAAGTGGTGGCGTCGCGGTGCGACGCCTACGCGGTCGGGGACGTGGTCACCACCCTGTCGGGATTCCAGGAGTACGTGATCATCCGCGACGACGTCTTCAGCACGCCCATTCCCGATGCGAACGACCAGGTGGCGGTGATGTCGGTGTACGGCCCGACCGGGGCCACCGCGTATTTCGGAATGACCGGCATCGGCAAACCCAAGCCCGGTGACACGGTGGTGGTCTCGGCCGCCGCGGGCGCGACCGGGTCGGTGGCCGGGCAGATCGCCAAGATCGCCGGCGCGCGTGTGGTCGGCATCGCCGGCGGGCCGGAGAAGTGCCGAATCGTGGTGGAAGAGTTTGGTTTTGACGCGTGTATCGATTACAAACAAGACAATTTGGCTGCCGCGCTCAAACAGCATTGCCCCCGTGGCGTCGACGTCTACTTCGACAATGTCGGCGGCCCTATCCTCGACGCGGTGCTGGGCCGCTTGGCGCACAAGGCACGGGTGGTGCTGTGTGGAGTCATCTCCAGCTACCTGACCGGCGAGCACCCGGGGCCGGCCAACTACGTAAATCTGTTGTCCAAAACCGCGCTCATGCAGGGGTTCAATGCGCTGGAGATGTGGGACCGATTCGACGAGGCGTTCGCCGACCTGCGCCGCTGGGAGCAGGACGGCAAACTCGTGCATCGTGAGACCATCTTCGAGGGCATCGAGTCATGCGTCGACGCGCTCAACGGCCTGTTCACCGGCGCGAACATCGGCAAAATGCTGGTCAAAGTCGGTGAGCCCACGCCGGTCTAA